One part of the Campylobacter sp. RM16189 genome encodes these proteins:
- a CDS encoding glutamate--tRNA ligase family protein, with protein MNQQIISRIAPTPSGFLHAGNVYNFLLTYLFTRAFDGILHLRIDDYDLVRYKSQYTENIFRVLDMLGIDFDGGASSVAEFEANFSSKFRASNYEAALKRLENLGVCYTCECSHSMKNSFINGIYKQICLNKNLKFIPGKTCVRLHVNSDEMIEVGCDGTKFGLANLNQSKSINLAKDMGDFMIYKKDGTAAYNLASLIDDEQLGVNLLVRGEDLLECSAAQKYTANLLGLNFKNSNFIHHSLLKSGDKKLSKTSNAPAVNLKDGAKIHYKFLAKKLGLNEAKCDTLSNLLEAFKENISHIKAL; from the coding sequence ATGAACCAGCAGATCATCTCTCGTATAGCTCCTACTCCAAGTGGATTTCTTCACGCCGGAAATGTATATAATTTTCTTTTAACTTATCTTTTTACACGTGCTTTTGATGGAATTTTGCACCTTCGTATTGATGATTACGATCTTGTGAGATACAAAAGCCAATATACCGAAAACATCTTTCGCGTGCTTGATATGCTTGGTATTGATTTTGACGGCGGAGCTAGTTCGGTGGCTGAATTTGAGGCAAATTTTAGCTCCAAATTTAGAGCTTCAAACTACGAAGCCGCGCTTAAGAGACTTGAAAATTTAGGAGTTTGCTATACTTGCGAGTGCTCTCATTCGATGAAAAATTCCTTTATAAACGGCATCTATAAACAAATTTGCCTAAACAAAAATCTAAAATTTATTCCGGGTAAAACCTGCGTCAGACTTCACGTAAATAGCGATGAGATGATAGAAGTTGGTTGTGACGGCACAAAATTTGGGCTTGCAAATCTAAACCAAAGCAAAAGTATAAATTTGGCTAAAGACATGGGTGATTTTATGATATATAAAAAAGACGGCACCGCCGCTTATAACCTTGCAAGTCTCATTGATGACGAGCAGCTTGGAGTAAATTTGCTCGTGCGCGGAGAGGATCTGCTTGAGTGTTCGGCAGCTCAAAAATATACGGCAAATTTGCTTGGATTAAATTTCAAAAACTCAAATTTCATCCATCACAGCCTGCTTAAAAGCGGAGATAAAAAGCTATCAAAAACTTCAAATGCGCCTGCCGTAAATTTAAAAGACGGTGCAAAAATTCACTATAAATTTCTAGCTAAAAAACTCGGTTTAAACGAAGCAAAATGCGACACTTTATCAAATTTACTTGAAGCCTTTAAAGAAAATATAAGCCATATAAAAGCGCTCTAA
- a CDS encoding DJ-1 family glyoxalase III produces the protein MKKVAVMLANGFEEIEAITIIDVLKRAGAEAKFVGLDADILTGAHGVKVHADTTLEKICESEFDMIVLPGGLPGAEHLANSAKLQALLKEFDSKGKFIGAICAAPMALAKAGVIKESYTCYPSFEAHVKDSGYISSQNVVKDGNIITSRGPATAMEFALELVKNLCGEKIYKEVKEGLLFTV, from the coding sequence ATGAAAAAAGTAGCTGTAATGCTTGCAAACGGCTTTGAAGAGATTGAAGCGATAACCATTATCGATGTATTAAAAAGAGCGGGAGCTGAGGCGAAATTTGTAGGGCTTGATGCGGATATTCTTACAGGAGCTCATGGCGTAAAAGTTCATGCCGACACTACGCTTGAAAAAATTTGCGAAAGCGAGTTTGACATGATAGTGCTTCCAGGAGGCTTGCCGGGAGCGGAACACCTAGCAAACAGCGCTAAACTTCAAGCGCTTTTAAAAGAATTTGATAGCAAAGGCAAATTTATAGGCGCCATTTGCGCAGCTCCTATGGCTTTAGCAAAGGCCGGCGTGATAAAAGAGAGCTACACTTGCTATCCAAGCTTTGAAGCTCACGTTAAAGATAGCGGATATATAAGCTCTCAAAATGTCGTAAAAGACGGCAACATCATTACTTCTCGAGGTCCTGCTACGGCTATGGAATTTGCGCTTGAGCTGGTTAAAAATCTCTGCGGAGAGAAAATTTACAAAGAGGTAAAAGAGGGTCTTTTATTTACTGTGTAA
- a CDS encoding GNAT family N-acetyltransferase — protein sequence MTIQNSSKDDVGEILYLYDEAVKLQKIKGAAPWPKFSREFIETEIKENRQFNIKIEGTIACVWAIAFDDAQIWQERNADAAIYIHRIAVNPSFRGQNLVLHIVNWAKEYALKSSKNFIRLDTVGENLGLIKHYQKCGFCFLGLTEIKDTKGLPAHYQNAKVSLFEIRL from the coding sequence ATGACTATACAAAATAGCTCAAAAGATGATGTGGGCGAAATTTTATATCTTTATGACGAGGCGGTTAAGCTTCAAAAGATAAAAGGTGCTGCTCCTTGGCCGAAATTTAGTCGCGAGTTTATAGAGACCGAGATCAAAGAAAATAGGCAGTTTAATATAAAAATAGAGGGCACAATAGCTTGCGTTTGGGCGATAGCCTTTGATGACGCTCAAATTTGGCAAGAAAGAAACGCCGATGCCGCCATATATATACATCGTATAGCGGTAAATCCTAGCTTTAGAGGGCAAAATTTAGTTTTGCATATAGTCAATTGGGCTAAAGAGTATGCTCTAAAAAGTAGTAAAAATTTTATCAGGCTTGATACGGTAGGTGAAAATTTAGGGCTTATTAAGCATTATCAAAAGTGCGGATTTTGCTTCCTTGGACTTACCGAGATAAAGGATACTAAAGGCTTACCGGCTCATTATCAAAATGCTAAAGTAAGCCTTTTTGAAATTCGTCTTTAA
- a CDS encoding 30S ribosomal protein S1, with product MAAVNKNVQINKAKDELIEEEDFAAMLEESFKKTEEDSDGTIVDIKGDEVFVNVGKKSEGILNISEISDENGNLKFNINDTIKVVITGSRGGRPIVSHKKALRKEKVKAYIESYNEDNQDVFDVKIIGKNKGGFVAQNNDGIEFFLPKSQSGFKDANSVMGKTYKVKVIKVDKEEQSIVVSRKRLLDEDRKKKKEAISSIIANENAIEGTVKKITTYGMFVDVGGVDGLVHYSEISYKGPVNPGSIYKEGDKVLVKVIKYDNEKKHLSLSIKAAMPDPWDEIKDSLEVGDTIKVIVSNIEPYGAFVDLGNDIEGFLHISEISWDKNIKNPKDHISEGEELDVEVIEIDANDRRLRVSLKNLLPKPFDEFNSKFKEGDVVKGAVTTVTNFGAFVKIGGVEGLLHNEDASWDRNDKCKDMFKIGDEVEVKIIKIDNNEQKISLSLKDLKQSPVQAYAKKFNVGDIVTGKIRDIKEFGIFVELGDNVDALIRKEDMGSVKAEDLNINDNIEAAIAFIDEKKNRIRLSIRRLAKQKEREVLNEINSNDKVTLGDIIKEQLS from the coding sequence ATGGCTGCGGTGAACAAAAATGTTCAAATCAATAAAGCAAAGGATGAACTTATAGAAGAAGAAGACTTTGCAGCGATGTTGGAGGAGTCTTTTAAAAAGACTGAAGAAGATAGCGACGGTACCATTGTCGATATCAAAGGTGATGAGGTTTTCGTCAATGTAGGTAAAAAATCGGAAGGAATTTTAAATATATCCGAGATTAGTGATGAAAACGGAAATTTAAAATTTAATATCAATGATACTATCAAGGTTGTTATAACCGGATCTCGTGGCGGAAGACCGATAGTTTCTCATAAAAAAGCCTTAAGAAAAGAGAAGGTTAAGGCCTATATCGAATCTTACAATGAAGATAATCAAGATGTGTTTGATGTTAAAATAATAGGTAAAAATAAAGGTGGTTTCGTAGCTCAAAATAATGACGGAATCGAGTTTTTCTTACCAAAATCTCAAAGTGGATTTAAAGATGCGAATTCCGTAATGGGAAAAACTTATAAAGTTAAAGTTATCAAGGTTGATAAAGAGGAACAAAGTATAGTTGTTTCCAGAAAAAGACTGCTAGATGAAGATCGCAAGAAGAAAAAAGAGGCTATTTCGTCAATAATCGCGAATGAAAACGCTATCGAAGGCACCGTAAAGAAGATCACAACTTATGGAATGTTTGTAGATGTTGGCGGAGTAGACGGGCTTGTTCACTATAGTGAAATTAGTTACAAAGGCCCTGTAAATCCTGGATCTATTTATAAAGAAGGCGATAAGGTTTTAGTTAAGGTTATTAAATACGATAATGAGAAAAAACACCTTTCACTATCTATAAAAGCTGCTATGCCGGATCCTTGGGATGAGATTAAAGATAGTTTGGAAGTTGGCGATACCATAAAAGTAATAGTCAGCAATATTGAGCCTTATGGCGCTTTTGTAGATCTTGGAAATGACATAGAAGGATTTTTGCACATATCTGAAATTTCTTGGGATAAAAATATAAAAAATCCTAAAGATCATATAAGCGAAGGCGAAGAGCTTGATGTAGAGGTAATAGAGATAGACGCTAACGATCGTCGTTTAAGAGTTAGCCTTAAAAATCTACTTCCAAAACCGTTTGACGAGTTTAACTCTAAATTTAAAGAAGGCGACGTGGTAAAAGGAGCTGTTACTACAGTTACTAATTTTGGTGCCTTTGTTAAAATTGGTGGAGTAGAGGGATTGTTGCACAACGAAGACGCTTCTTGGGATAGAAACGATAAGTGCAAAGATATGTTTAAAATAGGCGATGAAGTTGAAGTCAAGATTATAAAGATAGATAATAACGAACAAAAGATATCTCTAAGTCTAAAAGATTTAAAACAAAGCCCTGTTCAAGCCTATGCTAAAAAGTTCAATGTGGGTGATATAGTAACCGGTAAAATTCGCGATATTAAAGAGTTTGGTATATTTGTAGAGCTTGGTGACAACGTTGATGCCTTAATCCGTAAAGAGGATATGGGGAGTGTAAAAGCCGAGGATCTGAATATTAATGATAATATCGAAGCCGCAATAGCTTTTATAGACGAGAAAAAGAATAGAATTCGCCTAAGTATAAGACGCTTGGCTAAACAAAAAGAACGTGAAGTTCTAAATGAAATAAATAGTAATGACAAGGTTACATTGGGCGATATTATAAAAGAGCAGCTGTCTTAA
- a CDS encoding 4-hydroxy-3-methylbut-2-enyl diphosphate reductase, with product MKIELASSYGFCFGVKRAIKIAENAKDAATIGPLIHNNEEINRLKINFNVKTLEGISEITEEKKAIIRTHGITKNDLSKLKNSDIKIIDATCPFVTKPQQICEKMSKEGYDIVIFGDENHPEVKGVKSYAEGKVYVVLDESELDNIKLSQKVAVVSQTTRKVEKFMQIVNYLMLKTKEVRVFNTICNATLENQEAVKELAERADVMIIIGGKNSSNTKQLYLISKNFCNDSYLIENESELNEEWFRNKNHCGVSAGASTPDWIIQNVIKKIEEFKN from the coding sequence TTGAAGATTGAGCTTGCAAGTAGTTATGGATTTTGTTTTGGAGTAAAGCGTGCGATAAAAATCGCTGAAAATGCAAAAGATGCTGCTACTATCGGACCTCTTATTCATAATAATGAAGAGATTAATAGATTAAAGATAAACTTTAATGTAAAAACCCTAGAAGGAATAAGCGAGATAACCGAGGAAAAAAAGGCAATTATACGTACTCACGGTATTACCAAAAACGATCTGTCTAAACTAAAAAATAGTGATATTAAAATTATTGACGCGACATGTCCGTTTGTGACCAAGCCACAGCAAATTTGCGAAAAAATGAGCAAAGAGGGGTATGATATAGTTATCTTTGGCGATGAAAATCACCCTGAGGTAAAAGGGGTAAAGTCTTATGCAGAGGGCAAGGTTTATGTGGTACTAGACGAGAGTGAGCTAGATAATATAAAGCTTTCTCAAAAGGTTGCCGTAGTTAGCCAGACTACGCGTAAGGTAGAGAAATTTATGCAGATAGTAAACTACTTAATGCTTAAAACAAAAGAGGTTAGAGTCTTTAACACTATTTGCAATGCGACCTTGGAAAACCAAGAGGCTGTTAAAGAGCTTGCCGAAAGAGCCGATGTGATGATAATAATAGGCGGAAAAAATTCATCCAATACAAAGCAGCTATATCTGATATCTAAAAATTTTTGCAACGATAGCTATCTGATAGAAAATGAGAGTGAGCTCAATGAGGAGTGGTTTAGGAATAAAAATCACTGCGGAGTAAGTGCTGGAGCTAGCACGCCTGATTGGATCATACAAAACGTTATAAAAAAGATAGAAGAATTTAAAAACTAG
- the dnaE gene encoding DNA polymerase III subunit alpha — protein MSDFTHLHLHTEYSLLDGANKIKELAKTLKKQGVSSVAITDHGNMFGAIDFYKTMKGEGIKPIIGIEAYIHNSEDVGDKSSKQRFHLCLFAKNEIGYKNLMYLSSMSYIEGFYYYPRINKKLLREHSEGVICSSACLQGEVNWHLNESERNLRYGAGGYEKALEVAREYKEIFGEDFYLEIMRHGIGDQRRIDDQILRIAKELDIKIIATNDTHYTFQQRADAHEVFMCIAMNKLLDDPNRLRHSVHEFYVKTPAQMSELFADIPEAIANTQEIAEKCNLEIKLGDATPPNFKFTLECAAERGLSLPEPDNRYSFANDSVFFEYECRNGLAERLKFVPEEKHEEYKKRLEVEIDIINKMNFPGYMMIVWDFIREAKKRGVPVGPGRGSAAGSLVAYSLRITDIDPIPYNLLFERFLNPERVSMPDIDVDFCQDRRGEIIDYVIEKYGKFNVAQVITFGKLLAKGVIRDVARVCNMPYAEADAMAKLIPDELNITLEKAFEKEPKIKELIDKNANAARIWKFALDLEGLNRNAGMHAAGVVISNEELWNKAPLFRQPNSAEDHYVTQYSLKYLEDVDLIKFDFLGLKTLTVINNAIKLIKNRFGKDIIWETIDINDKKTYEIIQSGQAIGLFQVEGEGMRKLGFSLKPDCFDDIIAMVALYRPGPMDLIPDFVARKHKEAEITYIFPELEPILAPTYGVIVYQEQVMQIVQTIGGFSLGGADLVRRAMGKKIKEEMDRLKGQFVEGAITKGLNGTKADELFEMILKFASYGFNKSHAAAYAMIIFQTAYLKTYYPAEFMAALLTSEEDNADKIAKYIDETKRMNISILPPCINRSMQEFSVVSENGSDAIIYGLGAIKGVGGAAIENIIEERKNGEFKELDDFVSRIDSFRVNRRVVESLIKSGAFDTFGFTRKMMFNNLDNIMEACKSAAQIKKNSAESLFGEDESMNNVKVNLLADDTEFELKERLLYERDSVGIYLSGHPLQDFKAQIDEISYTLSSEFESMGESAELLVVGKIEDISTRIAKNSGKKIGTLNVLDFHGNIEITLFDRELAELEKLGNAVYETPYAFKINFSRDGQFNRIRLIEMVSLEDAKDMNFKARTFKKRNFNGNGSYQNVSNGGSSYGEKPRNLTPLELNLDMVSLSKDMITNIYRLAQQDHRNGIEKNNKSLIIKIANPEQNQILVYSTEFVVSDNFEEKVNNLAG, from the coding sequence ATGAGCGATTTTACACATTTACATCTGCACACCGAATACTCCTTGCTTGACGGAGCCAACAAGATAAAAGAGCTTGCCAAAACGCTTAAAAAACAAGGCGTAAGCTCAGTAGCAATAACAGATCATGGAAATATGTTTGGCGCAATTGATTTTTACAAGACGATGAAGGGCGAGGGCATAAAGCCTATAATCGGCATAGAAGCTTATATACACAACAGCGAAGATGTCGGAGATAAGAGCTCTAAGCAACGCTTTCACCTGTGTCTTTTTGCTAAAAACGAGATTGGTTATAAAAATTTGATGTATCTAAGCTCGATGAGCTATATAGAGGGCTTTTACTACTATCCGCGTATCAATAAAAAACTATTAAGAGAGCATAGCGAGGGCGTGATATGTAGCTCCGCATGCCTTCAAGGCGAAGTGAATTGGCATCTAAACGAAAGCGAACGAAATTTGCGCTACGGAGCGGGCGGATATGAAAAAGCGCTTGAAGTGGCGCGCGAGTATAAGGAAATTTTCGGTGAGGATTTTTATCTTGAGATCATGCGCCACGGTATCGGTGATCAGCGCAGGATTGATGATCAAATTTTGCGTATAGCAAAAGAGCTTGACATCAAGATAATCGCTACTAACGACACGCACTATACGTTTCAGCAAAGAGCCGACGCGCACGAAGTTTTTATGTGTATCGCGATGAACAAACTGCTTGATGATCCAAACCGCTTGCGCCATAGCGTGCATGAGTTTTACGTTAAGACTCCGGCTCAGATGAGCGAGCTTTTTGCCGATATCCCTGAAGCTATAGCAAACACGCAAGAGATTGCAGAAAAATGCAATCTTGAGATAAAGCTTGGCGACGCGACACCGCCAAATTTTAAATTTACCCTTGAATGCGCAGCCGAGCGAGGACTAAGTCTGCCGGAGCCTGATAATCGCTACAGCTTTGCAAACGACTCGGTGTTTTTTGAATATGAGTGCAGAAACGGTCTTGCCGAGCGGCTTAAATTTGTGCCTGAAGAAAAGCACGAAGAGTATAAAAAGCGCCTTGAAGTTGAGATAGATATCATAAATAAGATGAATTTTCCGGGCTACATGATGATCGTTTGGGATTTTATAAGGGAGGCTAAGAAGCGTGGCGTGCCGGTGGGTCCGGGACGTGGTTCGGCTGCCGGAAGCTTGGTGGCGTATAGTCTTAGGATAACTGATATCGATCCCATACCTTACAACCTGCTTTTTGAGAGGTTTTTAAATCCAGAGCGCGTAAGCATGCCCGATATTGACGTGGATTTTTGTCAGGATAGAAGAGGCGAAATAATTGATTATGTGATCGAAAAATACGGTAAATTTAACGTAGCTCAGGTTATAACGTTTGGTAAATTGCTTGCAAAAGGCGTTATCCGCGATGTGGCAAGGGTTTGTAATATGCCTTATGCCGAGGCTGACGCTATGGCTAAGCTCATACCTGATGAGCTTAATATAACTCTTGAAAAAGCCTTTGAAAAAGAGCCAAAGATAAAAGAGCTCATCGATAAAAATGCAAATGCGGCTAGAATTTGGAAATTTGCACTTGATTTAGAGGGCCTAAACCGCAACGCAGGCATGCACGCGGCAGGAGTGGTTATCTCAAACGAAGAACTTTGGAACAAAGCCCCGCTGTTTCGACAGCCAAATAGTGCTGAAGATCACTACGTAACGCAATATAGTCTAAAATATCTTGAGGACGTCGATCTTATCAAATTTGACTTCCTTGGACTTAAAACCCTAACGGTTATTAATAATGCGATAAAACTTATCAAAAATCGCTTTGGTAAGGATATTATCTGGGAGACGATTGATATAAACGATAAAAAAACTTATGAGATTATTCAAAGCGGACAAGCGATAGGACTCTTTCAAGTGGAGGGTGAAGGTATGCGCAAGCTTGGCTTTAGCCTAAAGCCTGACTGTTTTGATGATATTATCGCGATGGTTGCACTTTATCGTCCTGGGCCTATGGATCTTATTCCTGATTTTGTTGCAAGGAAGCATAAAGAAGCCGAGATAACATATATTTTCCCGGAACTTGAGCCTATTTTAGCTCCTACTTACGGCGTTATCGTATATCAGGAGCAGGTTATGCAGATAGTTCAAACCATAGGCGGATTTAGTCTTGGAGGTGCGGACTTGGTGCGCCGTGCAATGGGTAAAAAGATAAAAGAGGAGATGGATAGGCTTAAAGGGCAGTTCGTAGAAGGTGCGATTACAAAGGGACTAAACGGAACAAAGGCTGACGAGCTCTTTGAGATGATTTTGAAATTTGCTTCTTACGGATTTAACAAATCGCATGCCGCAGCTTATGCGATGATAATCTTTCAAACTGCATATCTAAAGACCTATTATCCTGCCGAATTTATGGCGGCGTTGCTAACAAGCGAGGAGGATAACGCGGATAAAATCGCAAAATACATCGACGAAACAAAGCGTATGAACATATCCATACTTCCGCCTTGTATAAATCGCTCTATGCAAGAATTTAGCGTTGTTAGCGAAAATGGAAGCGACGCTATTATTTACGGTCTTGGAGCGATTAAAGGCGTTGGCGGTGCAGCGATAGAAAATATCATTGAGGAGCGTAAAAATGGAGAATTTAAAGAGCTTGACGATTTTGTTTCGCGTATAGACAGCTTTAGAGTAAATAGAAGAGTTGTTGAAAGCCTCATAAAATCAGGCGCTTTTGATACTTTTGGCTTTACTAGAAAGATGATGTTTAATAACCTTGATAATATAATGGAAGCTTGCAAAAGCGCTGCACAGATTAAGAAAAATAGCGCAGAAAGCCTCTTTGGCGAAGATGAGAGCATGAATAACGTGAAGGTAAATTTGCTGGCGGACGATACGGAATTTGAGCTAAAAGAGAGGCTTTTATACGAAAGAGATAGCGTGGGAATTTATCTTTCGGGTCATCCTTTGCAGGACTTTAAGGCGCAAATTGACGAGATAAGCTACACTTTAAGCTCGGAATTTGAAAGCATGGGCGAGAGTGCGGAGCTGCTTGTAGTGGGAAAGATCGAAGATATCAGCACGAGGATAGCTAAAAATAGCGGCAAGAAAATCGGCACCTTAAACGTGCTTGATTTTCACGGAAATATCGAAATAACGCTATTTGATCGCGAACTTGCCGAGCTTGAAAAGCTTGGAAATGCAGTTTATGAGACTCCTTACGCCTTTAAGATAAATTTTTCTCGAGACGGACAGTTTAACCGCATAAGGCTTATAGAGATGGTTAGTCTTGAGGATGCTAAAGATATGAATTTCAAGGCGCGAACCTTTAAGAAGCGAAATTTTAACGGCAACGGAAGTTATCAAAACGTCTCAAATGGCGGCTCAAGCTATGGTGAAAAGCCTAGAAATTTAACTCCGCTTGAGCTAAATTTGGACATGGTAAGCCTTAGCAAGGATATGATAACTAATATCTACCGCCTAGCTCAGCAAGATCATCGCAATGGGATTGAAAAGAACAATAAAAGCCTAATCATAAAGATAGCCAACCCCGAGCAAAATCAAATTTTAGTTTATAGCACGGAATTTGTAGTAAGCGATAATTTTGAAGAAAAGGTAAATAACTTAGCAGGATAA
- a CDS encoding SelT/SelW/SelH family (seleno)protein, whose amino-acid sequence MEVKITYCNSUNYKPTASRVEEKILSEIKGARVSKVVGSGGNFIVEVDGKVVFSKKDLIGTTVNALPNNEEIEALVQSLKSA is encoded by the coding sequence ATGGAAGTAAAGATTACTTATTGTAATTCTTGAAATTACAAACCGACAGCTTCTCGTGTAGAAGAAAAAATACTTTCAGAAATCAAAGGTGCTAGGGTTAGCAAGGTCGTCGGAAGTGGCGGAAACTTCATAGTTGAAGTTGATGGAAAAGTTGTATTTTCCAAAAAAGATCTGATAGGCACTACCGTAAATGCTCTACCAAATAACGAAGAGATCGAAGCTTTGGTACAAAGCCTAAAATCCGCTTAA
- the efp gene encoding elongation factor P, translated as MATYSMGDLKKGLKIELDGVPYKVVEYQHVKPGKGAAFVRAKIKSFIDGKVLEKTFHAGDKADQPNLEEKQMQYLYDDGEYCQFMDTATYEQVAISDDDVGEVKKWMIDGMMVDILFHNGKAIGVEVPQVVELKIVETPPNFKGDTQGGKKPATLESGAVVQIPFHVLEGEVIRVDTVRGEYIERANK; from the coding sequence ATGGCAACATACTCAATGGGAGATTTAAAAAAAGGCTTAAAGATCGAATTAGACGGCGTTCCTTACAAGGTAGTTGAATATCAACACGTAAAACCGGGCAAAGGAGCGGCTTTTGTAAGAGCTAAGATTAAGTCGTTTATAGACGGTAAAGTACTTGAAAAGACATTTCACGCGGGCGATAAAGCCGATCAGCCAAATTTGGAAGAAAAGCAGATGCAGTATCTTTACGATGACGGTGAGTATTGCCAGTTTATGGATACGGCGACTTACGAGCAAGTAGCGATCAGTGACGATGATGTGGGTGAAGTTAAAAAATGGATGATAGACGGTATGATGGTTGATATACTTTTCCACAACGGCAAGGCTATCGGTGTCGAGGTGCCTCAAGTGGTTGAACTAAAGATAGTAGAAACTCCGCCAAATTTCAAGGGCGACACGCAAGGCGGTAAAAAGCCTGCTACGCTTGAAAGCGGTGCTGTTGTGCAAATACCTTTTCACGTGCTTGAAGGCGAAGTTATCCGCGTAGATACCGTTAGAGGCGAGTATATCGAGAGAGCTAATAAATAA
- the serA gene encoding phosphoglycerate dehydrogenase — translation MKTIIVCDAIHQVGFEILNREENIKVVDATSVPKDKLLEIIGEADVAITRSSTEVDERFLNAAKNLKALVRAGVGVDNVDIDGCSKRGIIAMNVPTANTIAAVELTMAHMLAAARSFPYAHNALKIDRIWKREKWYGVELFNKTLGVIGFGNIGSRVATRAAAFGMQIIAYDPYIDPSKVTDMGGTYTRDFDDILACDFITIHTPKTKETTNIIGENEILKMKDGVRLINCARGGLYNEEALEKALKSGKIAFAGIDVFSKEPATDHPLLDLDNISVTPHLGANTLESQSNIAIAAAEQAISAARGISYPNALNLPIKTEDLPPFLEPYIELISKMSFLAAQMTHAPVKAIKVEAEGYIGNYIKSMLTFALVGVLKESLGDGINYVNAKFLADEKGILTDAICVPESGYKNRVTVKVTTDSGITSVSGTVFDESDQRIVGINGFKTDFKPKGKMIIFKNSDVPGVIAKISAILADEKINIADFRLGRDQHGFALAVVLVDEKISKETLGKLNSLDVCVWAKYAVL, via the coding sequence GTGAAAACGATAATTGTATGTGATGCGATTCATCAGGTTGGTTTTGAAATTTTAAACCGTGAAGAAAATATAAAGGTAGTTGACGCTACTTCTGTACCAAAAGATAAGCTTTTGGAGATTATAGGCGAAGCGGATGTAGCGATAACCAGGAGCTCTACAGAAGTAGACGAGAGGTTTTTAAATGCGGCTAAAAATTTAAAAGCTCTTGTTAGAGCAGGCGTTGGTGTGGACAACGTAGATATAGATGGATGCTCCAAGCGAGGAATTATCGCTATGAACGTTCCTACGGCAAATACGATTGCAGCGGTTGAACTAACTATGGCTCATATGTTGGCGGCTGCTAGAAGTTTTCCTTATGCTCATAATGCCCTAAAAATCGATAGAATATGGAAGCGCGAAAAATGGTACGGAGTTGAACTGTTTAACAAAACTTTAGGTGTTATAGGTTTTGGCAACATAGGCTCAAGGGTTGCTACTAGAGCTGCTGCCTTTGGTATGCAAATAATAGCCTATGATCCATATATAGATCCATCTAAGGTAACTGATATGGGCGGAACTTATACTAGGGATTTTGATGATATTTTGGCTTGCGATTTTATCACCATCCATACTCCTAAGACAAAAGAGACTACCAATATAATAGGTGAAAATGAAATTTTAAAGATGAAAGATGGCGTAAGACTCATAAACTGCGCACGTGGCGGGCTTTATAACGAAGAGGCTCTTGAAAAAGCCTTAAAAAGTGGCAAGATAGCCTTTGCGGGTATTGATGTATTTTCCAAAGAGCCTGCGACAGATCACCCTCTGCTTGATCTTGATAATATTAGCGTTACTCCTCATCTTGGTGCAAATACTCTTGAGTCTCAAAGCAATATCGCTATCGCAGCAGCGGAACAGGCTATCAGTGCAGCTCGTGGCATAAGCTATCCGAATGCTTTAAATTTGCCTATCAAGACAGAGGATCTACCTCCTTTTTTAGAGCCTTATATAGAGCTAATTTCCAAGATGTCTTTTTTAGCGGCACAAATGACTCACGCGCCTGTAAAGGCTATTAAGGTTGAGGCGGAAGGATATATAGGAAACTACATAAAATCTATGCTTACATTCGCTCTTGTAGGCGTTTTAAAAGAGAGTTTAGGGGATGGTATTAACTATGTAAATGCTAAATTTCTAGCCGATGAAAAAGGAATTTTAACAGATGCTATTTGTGTGCCAGAGAGTGGATATAAAAACAGAGTGACAGTAAAAGTTACTACAGATAGCGGTATAACATCAGTGAGCGGAACTGTGTTTGATGAATCGGATCAACGCATAGTGGGTATCAACGGATTTAAAACCGACTTTAAGCCAAAAGGCAAGATGATAATATTTAAAAACTCCGATGTGCCTGGAGTAATTGCAAAAATTAGTGCTATTTTGGCAGATGAAAAAATCAATATTGCAGACTTTAGATTGGGTCGAGATCAGCATGGATTTGCGCTTGCGGTTGTTCTTGTTGATGAAAAAATATCAAAAGAAACTCTTGGTAAATTAAATAGCCTTGATGTTTGTGTTTGGGCGAAATATGCTGTATTATAG
- a CDS encoding RNA-binding protein, whose protein sequence is MNIYVGNLSYRMTEAELKDTFSPFGEVKRARIVKDRDTNRSKGFGFVEMDDAEAVKAIEALNDKEVGGRALRVNEARPKE, encoded by the coding sequence GTGAATATTTACGTCGGTAACTTGTCATATCGCATGACTGAGGCAGAGCTTAAGGATACTTTTTCGCCATTTGGTGAAGTAAAACGTGCAAGAATCGTTAAAGATCGAGACACAAATCGCTCAAAAGGGTTTGGATTTGTTGAAATGGATGATGCCGAAGCAGTCAAGGCGATAGAAGCGTTAAATGACAAAGAGGTAGGCGGAAGGGCTTTAAGAGTAAATGAAGCTCGCCCAAAAGAGTAA